The Rhizobium sp. CCGE531 genomic sequence GCGATCAGCTTGGCCCACGTCTGGTCGAGGACGCCAAGGCGAATTTCGACGCGCCGCTCTACAATGCCCCGGCCGTTGCCGAAGCCGAAGAGGTGGATGCCAAGCCGGTTCGGACGGTCAAGGAAGAGCGTCCGAGGCGCGACCGCGAACGTCCCGAAGATAAGCGCGAACGCGCCTTGAGCCGTCTCGACACGAAGCGTGATGCCAAGCGCGACGATCGTCGCGAAGGCGGCCGCGATGGTGGTCACAAGGACGATGACCGTCAGAAGCGCCAGCCGCTCGGCCCGCGCCGCAGCGCCAATGTCTGGATGGCGCCTGGTGCCAGGCCGCTCGGTGAAAAGGCCGCGGCCAAGGCTGCCAAGAATGTAAAGACCGCCTCCCGGCGCGGCGAACCTGAACGCCCGCAGCGCAGTGGCTTCGACCGCCCGGACGAAGGCCCGCGCGTTCGCGTCAACCGCGTGGCCGAGGCGGATGGCGAATGGATTCGTTCGAGCGAGGAAGCTCCGCGCACGGGGCGTGGCGATGACCAAGGTTCGGACCGCAAGCGTTCCGATCGTCCCCGTGGCGACCGCCCGTTCGGCGATCGTCCTCCGCGGGGCGACCGGCCTTTTGGCGACAAGCCTCGCGGTGATCGTCCCTATGGTGACAAGCCACGTGGTTCGCGGCCGGAGGGCGGTGATCGTCCTCGCGCTAAGTCTTTCGATGGCGAAGGCCGTTCCGAGCGTCCTCGCGGTGATCGCCCGTTTGGCGACCGTCCGCCTCGCGGCGACCGGCCTTTCGGTGACAAGCCTCGTGGTGATCGCCCCTATGGCGATAAACCCCGTGGCGATCGTCCCTATGGCGAACGCCGGCCCCGCGCTGAGGGTGATGAGCGTCCTCGCGCCAGAGCTTTCGATGGTGAGCAGCGTTCGGAGCGCCCCCGTGGTGACCGTCCATTTGGCGATCGTCCGCCGCGTGGTGACCGGCCCTTCGGTGATCGCCCTCAAGGCGAGCGCTCTTTTGGCGACCGGCCGGCCGGCAAGCCCTTCGGCAAGAAGCCGGGCGGCGGTAAATCCTTTGGTGGCAAGCCGGGCGGGAAGCCCGGTGGCTCGCGTGGCTTTGGCGGCAAGCCGGGTGGCGCAGGTCGCCCATCCGGTGGTCCGCGCGGCGGCTCCGGTCGCGGTGGCCCCGGCAGGGGCGGCCCCAAGGGCGGCAGGGGCTGACGCGCGGTGAGGATCGTCGGCGGTGAATTTCGCGGTCGCTCTCTTGCAACGCCGAAATCGAACGATATTCGTCCGACGGCGGATCGCACGCGCGAAAGCCTGTTCAACATCCTGAGCCACGCCTATCCTGAAGCCATAGACGGCACCCGGATGATGGACGTGTTTGCCGGCACCGGCGCCGTCGGGCTGGAGGCGGCCTCGCGCGGCTGCCGTCATGTGCTCTTCGTCGAAAGCAGCGTCGAGGGCAGGGGCCTTCTCTGGGAAAACATCGATGCGCTCGGCCTGCACGGCCGCACGCGCATGCTGCGCCGTGACGCGACGGATCTCGGCAGCGTCGGCAATCTCGAACCTTTCGATTTTGTTTTCGCCGATCCGCCTTATGGCAAGGGATTGGGCGAGAAAGCCTTTGCCGCGGCGGCGGCGGGCGGCTGGCTGGTGCCCGGCGCGCTTGCGATCATCGAGGAGCGTGCCGACGTCACCGTTGCCGCGCCGTCGGATTTCCTGTTTCTGGAGGAACGGACCTTCGGCGACAGCAAGATGCATTTCTTCCGTTATCAGCCGCGGACGGCCTGACGGAGGAAGGAGAAAGATATGGGCGATTATGCTGATTTTGTCGGCAGCGATTACCCGGTTGCCGCCTCCGGCATCCCGAGCGTCGCGGTCGCCTTCGGCTGCGGCGGCGCGCGCGGGCTCGCCCATATCCACATCATCGAGGCGCTGGACGAACTCGGCATCCGCCCGGTCGCGATAGCCGGCTCTTCCATCGGCTCGATCATGGGCGCGGCCATGGCGGTCGGCATGAGCGGCGCGGAAATCCGCGACCATACGCTCGCAACGGTCGGCAATCGTCCCGCCGTGCTCAACAAGATCTGGAGCTTGCGGCCGGTCAACATGCGCAGCATCCGGTTCGGCCAGTTCAATCTCGAACGCATCCTGCGCACGTTCCTGCCGACCACATTCCCGGAGAATTTTTCGGAACTGCACATACCGCTGAAGGTGGTGACAACGGATTACTACGATCAGGCCGAAGTCGTGATCGAGAAGGGCGAGCTCTTTCCGGTGCTTGCCGCTTCCGCGGCCATTCCCGCCGTTTTCATGCCGGTCAAGCTCGGAGACCGCGTGATGATCGACGGCGGCATCATGAATCCGGTTCCCTATGAGCATCTGGCAGGCCTTGCCGATATCATCATCGGCATCGACGTCGTCGGCGGCCCGGAAGGCGCCGGCCGGCATATTCCGAACCGGATCGAAAGCCTGTTCGGCGCCGGCCAGCTCACCATGCAGTCCAACATCGCGCTGAAGCTGCGGCTGCAAGCGCCGCAGATCTTCCTCCGCCCGGCCATCGGCCGCACGGGCGTCCTCGATTTCCTGAAGGCGCGCGATATCCTCGCCATGTCGGCCGGCATCAAGGACGAGCTGAAATTCGCCCTCGATCGTGTGATGACGGCGAAGAATTAGGGCATTCCACCGGAATCGAGCAGCGCTACTTTCCCCGGCTATACAAACGACAGCGCCTGGAGCATTTCCGCTTTTCTTCGAATCGCGAAAACGCCCTATCTTCTTGTTTTGCTACGCATTCCGGACGGAAAACCGCTGCGCACTTTTCCTGGAATTGCTCTAAACCCGCTCCGGCTCCTCCTGGGGCAAAACGACGAGATCGTCGGCGTCGCTGTAGGTATCGGCGGCGCGTTTCGGCTTGACCAGCGGTTCGGGCTTGACCGGGCGGGAATAGAGCATGTCGGTGCCTGCCTGTAGTCCTTCGCTGACCTGCAGCACCAGCCTTTGCTCATCGCGCTTGCGGATGTCTTCGCCGATCTCATAGGCTTCGGCCTCGCTGACCCCGAGTGCTTCCAGGGTGCGGCGGCCGAAGAGCAGGCCGGATTCCACCGTCTCGCGCAACTCGTAGTCGACGCCCTTGCGACGCAGGTCGATCGAATGAACGCGGTCATAGGAGCGGACGAAGATGCGTGCGTGCGGATAATCCGTTTGCACGAGCTCGACGATCTTGTCTGTCAGCTCGCGCTGATGCGTGCTGACGATGACGATCTTGGCGCGGTCGATGCCCGCCGATCGCAGCACTTCCTTGCGGGTGCCATCGCCGAAATAGATGCGGAAGCCGAAGCTCGATGCCTGGCGGATGCGATCGGCGGAGAAATCGATGACGGTAACATCCCGGCCGCTGGCAAGCAGGATCTGCGCGGCGATCTGGCCGAAGCGCGAAAAGCCGATCATCAGCACTTCGGAACCGGCGCCTTCGAAATCCTCGTCCAGCTCCTCCTGCGTGTCGCCCTTCATCAGCCGCTTCGCAAGCGCGGAACTTAGCGGTGTCAGTGCCATCGACAGCGTGACGATGGCGATTAGCATCGAGGCGGTGTTGGCCGAGAAGAGGCCGCCGCTGGCACTGGCGGCGCTGAAGAGCACGAAGCCGAATTCGCCGCCTTGCGGCAGGAGGCCTGCGATGCGGACGGCATCATTGTGCGGCGAGCCCGTCACGCGGCAAAGGGCATAGATCACGATCGCCTTGATGATCATCATGACCGGTACGGCAAGCAGGATCAGCACCCAATTGTCGAGGATCACCTCGAGTTTCAGCGACAGGCCGACGGCAATGAAGAAAATGGCGAGCAGCACGCCGCGGAAAGGCTCGATATCCGCTTCCAGCTCGTGACGATAGGAGGATTCGGCAAGCATCACGCCGGAGAGAAAGGCGCCCATTGCCATGGAGAGGCCGGCAAGCTGCATCAGCGTTGCCGATCCCATGACGACGAGGAGGGCGGCGGCAATCATCGCTTCGCGCGCGCCGGTGCGCGCAATCACCTGAAACAGTGGCGTCAGCAGATAACGGCCGGCGATGACCATTGCCGCCACCGCCCCGATGGCGATCGCAAGATCGGGGAGCGGATTGGTGGTTTCCTTCGGCCCGTCGAGAACGGTGATGAGCGCCAGCAGCGGCACGATGGCAAGGTCCTGCAGCAGCAGCATCGAGAAGGAACGCTGCCCGTATTTCGTATTGACGTCGCCCTGCTGTTCCAGGATCTGCATCGCAAACGCGGTCGAGGAGAGCGCCAGGCCGAAGCCGATGATGATGCTGCCCTTCCATCCGGCAATCCCGCCGAAATAGGCGGCAAGCATCAGGGCAAGACCACTTAAGATCACCTGCGCCGAGCCTAGGCCGAAAATATCCCGCCGCATCTGCCAGAGGCGCGAAGGCTTCAATTCGAGGCCGATGATGAACAACAGGAAGACGACGCCCAGCTCCGCCACGGCAAGCACGGCTTCGCTGTCGCCGATGCCGTGCAGGACAGGGCCGATCACGACACCGGCCGCCAGATAGCCAAGCACTGTCCCCAGTCCGAGTTTTTTGAAGATCGGCGCCGTAACGACGGCACCTCCGAGCAGCATCAGGGTTTCGGTGAAGAGACTATTGGTGGCGGACATCGTCTGTTTCTTTCCATGGGGCAGGCGGTATTGCGGCGCATGATTATGATAAACAACCATGCGTGAAGGGATTAGAACAAGAATCGGCTTTGCCGCCCTTGATGCTTCATGTAGTGCACAATAAATGGAACGCGAAGGAAAGGCCAAGTCATGACCTCTGAAATCGATTCCGCCACTCTGCTTTCCCGCGCCAGCCAGTTGATCGATCTCGCCCGGAAGGCCGGCGCGGATGCGGCCGATGCCGTCGTGGTCCGATCGCGAGCCCATTCCGTCAGCGTGCGCCTCGGCAAGGTCGAGGGCACGGAGTCCTCCGAAAGCGACGATTTTTCGCTGAGGGTCTTCGTCGGCAACCGGGTGGCCAGCGTTTCGGCCAACCCCGGCTTCGATCTGACCGCTCTTGCCGAGCGCGCGGTCGCCATGGCGAAAGTGTCGCCGGAAGATCCCTTTGCCTGCTTGGCCGATGAGGCGGATCTCGCCAGGAACTATCCCGATCTCGAATTGTTCGACCCGACCGAGGTTTCCTCGGAGCAGCTGCGTGAAGCAGCCCTTGCGACCGAAGCGGCGGCACTCGCCGTTTCCGGCGTCACCAATTCTTCCGGGGGCGGCGCCTCGGCCGGCATGGGCGGTCTCGTGCTCGTCACGTCGCATGGTTTTGCCGGTCACTATATGGGCTCGCGCTTCGGACGGTCCGTCAGCGTCATTGCCGGCGAAGGCACCGGCATGGAGCGCGACTATGATTTCGACAGCCGCCTCTATTTCGCGGAGCTGGATGCAGCTGAGGAGATCGGCCGCCGCGCCGGCGAACGCGTGGTCAAGCGCCTCAATCCGCGCCAGGTGCCGACGGACAAGAACGTCACTGTCGTCTTCGATCCGCGCGTGGCGCGCGGCTTCGTCGGCCACATTGCCGGCGCGATCAACGGCGCTTCCGTCGCCCGCAAGACCAGCTTCCTGCGCGACAAGATGGGCCAGCAGGTGCTGAAATCAGGCCTCTCGATCACGGACGATCCGCTGATCGTGCGCGGCCCGTCCTCGCGCCCCTTCGACGGCGAGGGCGTATCCGGCAAGCGGCTCGTGATGATCGAGGATGGCGTCCTGAAATCCTGGTTCCTCTCCACGGCGACGGCGCGGGAGATTGGCGGCGGCCTGAAGACCAACGGCCGTGGCGTGCGCGGCGGCACGGCGGTATCGCCCGCATCCACCAACCTGGCGCTGGAGCCGGGCGATATTTCGCCGGAGGAATTGATCCGCAGCGTCGGAACGGGCTTCTACGTCACCGAGTTGATTGGTCAGGGCGTCAACATGATCACCGGCGAATACAGCAGGGGCGCGACCGGCTTCTGGATCGAGAACGGTGAATTGACCTTCGCGGTTTCGGAGGTGACCATCGCCTCCAACCTGAAGGACATGTTCATGCGCGTGACGCCGGCAAGCGATATCGATCGCGATTTCGGCGTCGCCGCTCCGACGCTTGCGATCGAAGGCATGACGCTGGCTGGCCGCTGAGAAACGAGCGGAGATTGGAATTCGTGAATGATCGATAGCCAGAAGGCCGGCCGATTGAGCGATGTGGACCTGATCGTGGGTGCTGCGCTCGAGGCGGGCAAGATCGCTCTCGGTTTCTTCCGGCAATCGCCGGAGGTCTGGTGGAAGAACAATGGCCAGTCCCCGGTCAGCGCCGCCGACTTTGCCGCCAATGAAAGCCTTGCCGCCACCCTGCGCTCGGCGCGGCCGGGTTATGGCTGGCTTTCCGAGGAAACCGATGACGATGCCGCACGGCCGAAGCACGCGACCGTTTTCGTCGTCGACCC encodes the following:
- a CDS encoding pseudouridine synthase; translated protein: MTMNDKPKRPGPKPFARDKQMKSDGAKPAKAATVKAADETVAGDGKAERISKVMARAGVASRRDIERMIMDGRVRLNGVPLDTPVVNVTLADKIEVDGVPIRGIERTRLWLYHKPAGLVTTNADPEGRPTVFDNLPEELPRVMSIGRLDINTEGLLLLTNDGGLARVLELPTTGWLRRYRVRAHGEIDQEALDKLKEGIAVDGVLYGSIEATLDRTQGSNVWITMGLREGKNREIKNVLGALGLEVNRLIRISYGPFQLGELPEGHVLEVRGRTLRDQLGPRLVEDAKANFDAPLYNAPAVAEAEEVDAKPVRTVKEERPRRDRERPEDKRERALSRLDTKRDAKRDDRREGGRDGGHKDDDRQKRQPLGPRRSANVWMAPGARPLGEKAAAKAAKNVKTASRRGEPERPQRSGFDRPDEGPRVRVNRVAEADGEWIRSSEEAPRTGRGDDQGSDRKRSDRPRGDRPFGDRPPRGDRPFGDKPRGDRPYGDKPRGSRPEGGDRPRAKSFDGEGRSERPRGDRPFGDRPPRGDRPFGDKPRGDRPYGDKPRGDRPYGERRPRAEGDERPRARAFDGEQRSERPRGDRPFGDRPPRGDRPFGDRPQGERSFGDRPAGKPFGKKPGGGKSFGGKPGGKPGGSRGFGGKPGGAGRPSGGPRGGSGRGGPGRGGPKGGRG
- a CDS encoding monovalent cation:proton antiporter-2 (CPA2) family protein, with product MSATNSLFTETLMLLGGAVVTAPIFKKLGLGTVLGYLAAGVVIGPVLHGIGDSEAVLAVAELGVVFLLFIIGLELKPSRLWQMRRDIFGLGSAQVILSGLALMLAAYFGGIAGWKGSIIIGFGLALSSTAFAMQILEQQGDVNTKYGQRSFSMLLLQDLAIVPLLALITVLDGPKETTNPLPDLAIAIGAVAAMVIAGRYLLTPLFQVIARTGAREAMIAAALLVVMGSATLMQLAGLSMAMGAFLSGVMLAESSYRHELEADIEPFRGVLLAIFFIAVGLSLKLEVILDNWVLILLAVPVMMIIKAIVIYALCRVTGSPHNDAVRIAGLLPQGGEFGFVLFSAASASGGLFSANTASMLIAIVTLSMALTPLSSALAKRLMKGDTQEELDEDFEGAGSEVLMIGFSRFGQIAAQILLASGRDVTVIDFSADRIRQASSFGFRIYFGDGTRKEVLRSAGIDRAKIVIVSTHQRELTDKIVELVQTDYPHARIFVRSYDRVHSIDLRRKGVDYELRETVESGLLFGRRTLEALGVSEAEAYEIGEDIRKRDEQRLVLQVSEGLQAGTDMLYSRPVKPEPLVKPKRAADTYSDADDLVVLPQEEPERV
- a CDS encoding patatin-like phospholipase family protein, yielding MGDYADFVGSDYPVAASGIPSVAVAFGCGGARGLAHIHIIEALDELGIRPVAIAGSSIGSIMGAAMAVGMSGAEIRDHTLATVGNRPAVLNKIWSLRPVNMRSIRFGQFNLERILRTFLPTTFPENFSELHIPLKVVTTDYYDQAEVVIEKGELFPVLAASAAIPAVFMPVKLGDRVMIDGGIMNPVPYEHLAGLADIIIGIDVVGGPEGAGRHIPNRIESLFGAGQLTMQSNIALKLRLQAPQIFLRPAIGRTGVLDFLKARDILAMSAGIKDELKFALDRVMTAKN
- a CDS encoding TldD/PmbA family protein gives rise to the protein MTSEIDSATLLSRASQLIDLARKAGADAADAVVVRSRAHSVSVRLGKVEGTESSESDDFSLRVFVGNRVASVSANPGFDLTALAERAVAMAKVSPEDPFACLADEADLARNYPDLELFDPTEVSSEQLREAALATEAAALAVSGVTNSSGGGASAGMGGLVLVTSHGFAGHYMGSRFGRSVSVIAGEGTGMERDYDFDSRLYFAELDAAEEIGRRAGERVVKRLNPRQVPTDKNVTVVFDPRVARGFVGHIAGAINGASVARKTSFLRDKMGQQVLKSGLSITDDPLIVRGPSSRPFDGEGVSGKRLVMIEDGVLKSWFLSTATAREIGGGLKTNGRGVRGGTAVSPASTNLALEPGDISPEELIRSVGTGFYVTELIGQGVNMITGEYSRGATGFWIENGELTFAVSEVTIASNLKDMFMRVTPASDIDRDFGVAAPTLAIEGMTLAGR
- the rsmD gene encoding 16S rRNA (guanine(966)-N(2))-methyltransferase RsmD — protein: MRIVGGEFRGRSLATPKSNDIRPTADRTRESLFNILSHAYPEAIDGTRMMDVFAGTGAVGLEAASRGCRHVLFVESSVEGRGLLWENIDALGLHGRTRMLRRDATDLGSVGNLEPFDFVFADPPYGKGLGEKAFAAAAAGGWLVPGALAIIEERADVTVAAPSDFLFLEERTFGDSKMHFFRYQPRTA